A portion of the Pseudopipra pipra isolate bDixPip1 chromosome 1, bDixPip1.hap1, whole genome shotgun sequence genome contains these proteins:
- the MATCAP2 gene encoding putative tyrosine carboxypeptidase MATCAP2 yields MLESICVTEKLHWPKTELSRKSILSLEVDKLNINNENSLQHPPSGILKDIFTTGTSSYNVLLQSKEEKKHHAQKQSSAHHKKHRKTSKCSTTLRSNEHRKVKAPLPLLSSGWYCTNRQPSIIVTSPVATSVKFTNSISVAGSSMGLPPRPRSRTKRHFNLTKPKQSQSSKSKGKEGDVSGQKLCLLTAIKPSNVEKEKIKFFNSDFTYNPQFEYENPALPNVLAKHSHASDRFLKQSINIMERTLQKYGSYEKFEQATGGSLLTKSRIWNRVRKYMVKEGCLGEIVVHLTEDLLSRASMTVVNGRPTLTINISTAREHWLEGMLRHEIGTHYFRGFNNNSQPWCNRNGRRKHGLKPINPTEEGLASIHSVLFRKDPFLWRAALLYYTVYQASQMSFSRLFQDVGKFVKDPSTRWDYCVRAKRGWTDTSQPGCFNKDQVYLDGILRILRYRESIDFYLLTALGKISYEDVDRLKGLAVIENMRVPHFLQDHARYMEHLEKIMEVNELTDEELQDLIN; encoded by the exons ATGCTGGAGTCCATCTGTGTCACCG AAAAACTTCACTGGCCTAAGACAGAGCTTTCTAGGAAATCAATCCTGAGTCTGGAAGTAGATAAGCTGAACATTAATAATGAAAACAGCCTCCAGCATCCACCTTCTGGGATCCTTAAGGACATTTTCACGACAGGAACCAGTAGCTACAATGTCCTTCTGCAGagcaaggaggagaaaaaacaccACGCTCAAAAGCAGTCATCTGCTCACCAcaagaaacacaggaaaacctCCAAGTGTTCTACCACCTTGCGAAGCAACGAGCACCGCAAAGTCAAAGCCCCGCTGCCCTTGCTCAGCAGTGGGTGGTACTGCACAAACAGGCAGCCCTCCATCATCGTCACTAGCCCAGTGGCTACCAGTGTGAAGTTTACAAACAGTATTTCAGTTGCAGGGAGCAGCATGGGACTGCCACCTCGACCCAGAAGTAGAACTAAGAGGCATTTTAATCTGACAAAGCCAAAGCAATCCCAGTCCTcaaaaagcaagggaaaagaaggcGATGTGTCTGGCCAAAAACTCTGTTTGCTAACTGCAATCAAGCCCTCCAATGTGGAGAAAGAGAAGATTAAATTCTTCAACTCAGATTTCACATACAATCCTCAATTTGAATATGAAAACCCTGCTCTGCCAAATGTGTTAGCTAAGCACAGCCATGCATCTGACAGATTTCTTAAGCAG TCCATCAACATTATGGAGCGAACATTGCAGAAATATGGAAGCTATGAAAAATTTGAACAGGCCACTGGAGGCAGCTTGCTGACCAAAAGTCGCATCTGGAATCGTGTCAGGAAATACATGGTGAAAGAAGGCTGTCTTGGTGAG ATTGTGGTCCATCTCACGGAGGACCTGCTATCCCGAGCCTCAATGACAGTGGTGAATGGCCGCCCCACTCTCACTATCAATATCTCCACTGCACGAGAGCACTGGCTGGAAGGGATGCTGAGACACGAAATTG GAACTCATTATTTTCGTGGTTTTAACAACAACAGCCAGCCTTGGTGCAACCGGAATGGACGTAGAAAACATGGGTTAAAACCAATCAACCCTACAGAAGAGGGGCTGGCGAGCATTCACAGTGTACTGTTCCGCAAAGACCCTTTTCTTTGGAGAGCTGCCCTGCTCTACTACACAGTGTATCAAGCCAGCCAAATGTCCTTCAGTCGGCTTTTCCAGGACGTGGGAAAATTTGTCAAAGACCCCAGTACTAGATGGGATTACTGCGTACGAGCCAAGAGAGGGTGGACTGACACATCACAACCAG GCTGTTTCAATAAGGATCAGGTGTACTTGGATGGCATCCTCCGAATCCTGAGATACAGGGAGTCCATTGATTTCTATCTTCTGACAGCCCTTGGAAAG ATCTCATATGAGGATGTGGATCGCCTGAAAGGATTAGCTGTGATTGAGAACATGAGGGTGCCCCACTTTTTGCAAGACCATGCCCGGTATATGGAGCACTTGGAAAAGATCATGGAAGTCAATGAACTGACCGATGAGGAGCTCCAGGATCTCATAAATTAA